A genome region from Hoplias malabaricus isolate fHopMal1 chromosome 8, fHopMal1.hap1, whole genome shotgun sequence includes the following:
- the fam241a gene encoding uncharacterized protein FAM241A, whose product MASEVSVNEAVVPRRGALEAAAPNGSQTRYLQHEQNDLRARVRSPGISGAELEPQPAVNPVEDAALVDDYERLGTLFGELNKCLRGVGFTQLYFGEKIVEPVVVILFWALLWFLGIQALGLVGTLCIVIIYIQK is encoded by the exons ATGGCGAGTGAAGTGTCGGTAAACGAAGCAGTGGTCCCGCGGCGAGGGGCTCTGGAGGCGGCGGCTCCAAACGGTTCTCAGACCCGCTATCTACAACACGAACAG AATGACCTCAGGGCAAGAGTGCGATCTCCAGGCATTTCAGGTGCCGAGCTGGAGCCTCAGCCTGCTGTGAATCCTGTGGAGGACGCAGCACTTGTGGATGACTATGAGAGGCTGGGCACTCTGTTTGGAGAATTGAACAAgtgtctgcgaggagttggcTTTACACAGCTTTACTTTGGAGAAAAGATTGTGGAGCCTGTGGTGGTCATACTCTTTTGGGCGCTCCTGTGGTTCCTGGGCATCCAGGCCTTGGGTCTTGTTGGAACTCTCTGCATTGTCATTATTTATATCCAGAAGTAA
- the eif4eb gene encoding eukaryotic translation initiation factor 4eb, with translation MATAEPEVILNPSNCEEENSEETSQEIVNPECYIKHPLQNRWSLWFFKNDKSKTWQANLRLISKFDTVEDFWALYNHIQLSSNLMSGCDYSLFKDGIEPMWEDERNKKGGRWLITLNKQQRKFDLDRFWLETLLCLIGEAFDDYSDDVCGAVVNVRTKGDKIAVWTTDYENKDAITHIGRVYKERLGIPMKMTIGYQSHADTATKSGSTTKNKFVV, from the exons ATGGCGACTGCGGAGCCG GAAGTAATCTTGAATCCATCTAATTGTGAAGAGGAGAACTCTGAGGAAACAAGCCAGGAGATTGTTAACCCTGAGTGCTATATCAAACATCCACTACAAAACAG GTGGTCTTTATGGTTCTTCAAAAATGATAAGAGCAAAACATGGCAAGCAAACCTGAGGCTGATTTCCAAGTTTGACACAGTAGAGGATTTTTGGGC GCTTTATAACCACATTCAACTATCAAGTAATTTGATGTCTGGCTGTGACTACTCACTATTCAAG GACGGCATTGAGCCCATGTGGGAGgatgagagaaataaaaaaggagGCCGCTGGCTAATCACCCTCAACAAGCAGCAGAGGAAATTTGACCTGGATCGTTTTTGGCTGGAAACG CTGCTTTGCCTCATAGGAGAGGCCTTTGATGACTACAGTGATGATGTGTGTGGTGCTGTAGTCAATGTCCGAACAAAAGGAGATAAAATAGCCGTCTGGACAACTGACTATGAGAACAAAGACGCTATAACGCACATAGG GAGGGTGTATAAAGAGCGGTTAGGCATCCCTATGAAAATGACTATCGGCTATCAGTCTCATGCCGACACCGCCACTAAGAGTGGCTCAACTACCAAGAACAAGTTTGTGGTCTGA